In Actinomadura luzonensis, a single window of DNA contains:
- a CDS encoding serine/threonine-protein kinase: MSDPGGFGPLEMDGREAIGPYRIVGRMGAGGMGVVHAGVAEDGTRVAVKVIHPGLAADPQFLARFVREVELLSRVRGRCVVSVLASDTGAMPPWLATEFVPGPTLSAYVRDQAPLEAAELLAFGVDIAEALTDIHRAGIVHRDLKPGNVILSGTGAKVLDFGIARALDESGLTGTGALIGTPGWISPEQYRGDPADAAADVFAWGALMAYAATGRPPFGIGAPDVIAYRVMSVEPDLSEVPGRVRELVRGALAKDRAARPRADEVLARISALRAGGESEPDTEVIAGDTKVETGPGPVPGTRVLPPPPPPPPSPPVRGKRPLWPAAAVVTVVVAAGAVFAANLDGTWAAFRSPSSTPTSSYEESQDPDTSETPEETPTESDTPEEEPTTEEPTTEEPTTEEPPEKETPTPKKTRTRRAAPAVPCVSKGSILQEAAALNGGGLPGDAVVARKLCVGWWIAAEIDSPSVGGIALIATRDATRYTDGAIGSNFCSLANRPALLARAPARVRSFLCPDGIH, encoded by the coding sequence ATGAGCGACCCTGGCGGCTTCGGGCCCCTGGAGATGGACGGGCGCGAGGCGATCGGGCCGTACCGGATCGTGGGCCGGATGGGCGCCGGCGGCATGGGGGTGGTCCACGCCGGGGTCGCGGAGGACGGGACCCGGGTCGCGGTCAAGGTCATCCATCCGGGGCTGGCCGCCGATCCGCAGTTCCTCGCCCGGTTCGTCCGGGAGGTCGAGCTGCTGTCGCGGGTGCGGGGGCGGTGCGTGGTGTCGGTGCTGGCGTCCGACACCGGGGCGATGCCGCCCTGGCTGGCCACGGAGTTCGTCCCGGGGCCGACGCTCAGCGCGTACGTGCGGGACCAGGCGCCGCTGGAGGCGGCGGAGCTGCTGGCGTTCGGCGTGGACATCGCGGAGGCGCTCACCGACATCCACCGGGCCGGCATCGTGCACCGCGACCTCAAGCCGGGCAACGTGATCCTGTCCGGCACCGGGGCCAAGGTGCTGGACTTCGGGATCGCGCGGGCGCTCGACGAGAGCGGGCTCACCGGCACCGGGGCGCTGATCGGGACGCCCGGCTGGATCAGCCCCGAGCAGTACCGGGGCGACCCGGCGGACGCCGCCGCCGACGTGTTCGCCTGGGGCGCGCTCATGGCGTACGCGGCCACCGGGCGGCCGCCCTTCGGGATCGGGGCTCCCGATGTCATTGCTTATCGGGTCATGAGCGTCGAGCCGGATTTATCCGAGGTGCCGGGCAGAGTGCGCGAGCTGGTACGCGGCGCCCTCGCCAAGGACCGCGCGGCCCGGCCCCGGGCGGACGAGGTGCTCGCCAGGATCAGCGCGCTCAGGGCGGGCGGGGAGAGCGAGCCGGACACCGAGGTCATCGCCGGCGACACGAAGGTCGAGACCGGCCCGGGGCCCGTGCCTGGCACCCGTGTGCTGCCACCGCCACCACCGCCGCCGCCGTCACCGCCGGTCCGCGGCAAGCGCCCGCTGTGGCCGGCGGCGGCGGTCGTCACGGTGGTCGTGGCCGCCGGGGCGGTGTTCGCGGCCAACCTGGACGGGACGTGGGCGGCGTTCCGGAGCCCGAGCAGCACGCCGACCTCGTCGTACGAGGAGAGCCAGGACCCGGACACCAGCGAGACCCCCGAGGAGACGCCCACCGAGAGCGACACCCCCGAGGAAGAGCCGACCACGGAGGAGCCGACCACGGAGGAGCCAACCACGGAGGAGCCGCCCGAAAAGGAGACTCCCACCCCGAAGAAGACGCGCACCCGCCGCGCCGCCCCCGCCGTCCCCTGCGTGTCGAAGGGCTCGATCCTCCAGGAGGCCGCCGCGCTGAACGGCGGCGGGCTGCCGGGCGACGCCGTGGTCGCCCGCAAGCTGTGCGTGGGCTGGTGGATCGCCGCCGAGATCGACTCCCCGAGCGTCGGCGGCATCGCCCTGATCGCGACGCGCGACGCCACCCGCTACACGGACGGCGCCATCGGCAGCAACTTCTGCTCCCTGGCGAACCGGCCCGCCCTCCTGGCGCGGGCCCCGGCCCGGGTCAGGTCGTTCCTCTGCCCGGACGGCATCCACTGA
- a CDS encoding STAS domain-containing protein, producing MVVRYWREDPCTVLHVVGDLDVAAAPRLRAELEQAIAEADPPNLVLDLTEVPFCDSVGLGVLVATLNQIQHMRGRMILVLAPGMIKHLLTITNLDRHFETTDSMTAARSALGAAA from the coding sequence ATGGTGGTCAGGTATTGGCGGGAGGACCCCTGCACTGTGTTGCACGTCGTCGGCGATCTCGATGTGGCCGCCGCGCCCCGGCTCCGCGCCGAGCTGGAGCAGGCCATCGCCGAGGCGGACCCCCCTAATCTCGTTCTCGATCTGACGGAGGTGCCGTTCTGCGATTCCGTCGGGCTGGGCGTGCTGGTGGCCACGCTCAACCAGATCCAGCACATGCGCGGGCGCATGATCCTGGTGCTGGCGCCCGGCATGATCAAGCACCTGTTGACGATCACTAACCTCGACCGGCACTTCGAGACCACGGACTCGATGACGGCGGCCAGGAGCGCACTCGGCGCCGCCGCGTGA
- a CDS encoding GNAT family N-acetyltransferase produces the protein MTIILSQPDAGGLAEVADVLRAWQHDGIPPQLHPGDLGWFWRNGAAETAAAVRTWSRDGRVLAVGLLDGPGLLRLALAPDARDDEELTRRLAADILAGAETDVDASMCPRVEKLLAEDGWRPGEPWTPLRRDLAEPVPDPGRRIEVIGPERAHVRAALQRASFDGSTFTDERWHAMAAGPPYAGARCLVAHDDRDEPVAAVTVWSIGPGRPGLLEPMGVHREHRGQGHGTAIVLAAAAALRELGASSATVCTPSSNAGAVATYRAAGFQPLPEIRDHCRPDA, from the coding sequence GTGACGATCATCTTGTCCCAGCCGGACGCCGGCGGCCTGGCCGAGGTCGCGGACGTCCTGCGCGCCTGGCAGCACGACGGCATCCCGCCGCAGCTCCACCCGGGAGATCTGGGCTGGTTCTGGCGCAACGGCGCGGCGGAGACGGCCGCGGCGGTCCGCACCTGGAGCCGCGACGGCCGCGTCCTCGCCGTCGGCCTGCTGGACGGGCCCGGTCTGCTGCGCCTGGCGCTCGCCCCGGACGCCCGCGACGACGAGGAGCTGACGCGGCGGCTCGCCGCCGACATCCTGGCCGGGGCCGAGACGGACGTCGACGCGTCCATGTGCCCACGGGTCGAGAAGCTGCTGGCCGAGGACGGCTGGCGCCCCGGCGAGCCGTGGACGCCGCTGCGCCGCGACCTCGCCGAGCCGGTGCCGGACCCCGGCCGGCGGATCGAGGTGATCGGCCCGGAGCGGGCGCACGTGCGCGCAGCGCTGCAGCGGGCCTCGTTCGACGGGTCGACGTTCACCGACGAGCGCTGGCACGCGATGGCCGCCGGGCCGCCGTACGCCGGCGCCCGCTGCCTGGTCGCCCACGACGACCGGGACGAGCCGGTGGCGGCGGTGACGGTGTGGTCGATCGGCCCCGGCAGGCCCGGCCTGCTCGAACCGATGGGCGTGCACCGCGAACACCGCGGCCAGGGCCACGGCACGGCGATCGTCCTCGCCGCGGCGGCCGCGCTCCGCGAGCTGGGCGCGTCCAGCGCGACCGTCTGCACCCCGAGCTCCAACGCCGGCGCCGTCGCCACCTACCGCGCGGCCGGCTTCCAGCCGCTCCCCGAGATCCGCGACCACTGCCGTCCGGACGCCTGA
- a CDS encoding GNAT family N-acetyltransferase produces MFERFPEPGRSQLAAARDEGRTRPEWCFAEGQARLAYWAPFPGAPPAVVWQFDPGPDPVAAAGLLRRSRAAMGLDKIICDIPLQPGLTPDVDRAVEHEALTLAGFEMAVERLALEWTAGTDLPPDPGRLTYRPARRLPAAEVIDLLVRISRGSLDHDTRVEVARSGEAAEARWMYDDLTARKGKPGWFVIGYLGDSPVGLVAPDDYSIAYIGVVPEHRGRRYVDDLLARGTRTLAEAGLPRVAAATDAGNVPSANAFLRAGYSVVGRVFRYYWRKT; encoded by the coding sequence GTGTTCGAGCGGTTCCCCGAACCCGGACGGTCCCAGCTCGCCGCCGCCCGCGACGAGGGCAGGACGCGGCCCGAGTGGTGCTTCGCCGAGGGCCAGGCCCGCCTGGCCTACTGGGCGCCCTTCCCCGGCGCGCCGCCGGCGGTCGTGTGGCAGTTCGACCCGGGCCCCGACCCGGTCGCCGCCGCCGGCCTGCTGCGCCGCAGCCGCGCGGCGATGGGCCTGGACAAGATCATCTGCGACATCCCCCTCCAGCCCGGACTCACCCCCGACGTGGACCGCGCGGTCGAGCACGAGGCCCTGACCCTGGCCGGGTTCGAGATGGCGGTCGAGCGGCTGGCGCTGGAGTGGACGGCCGGCACCGACCTGCCGCCCGACCCCGGGCGGCTGACGTACCGGCCGGCCCGCCGGCTGCCCGCCGCCGAGGTGATCGACCTGCTCGTCCGCATCTCGCGCGGCTCGCTCGACCACGACACCCGCGTCGAGGTCGCCCGCAGCGGCGAGGCCGCCGAGGCCCGCTGGATGTACGACGACCTGACCGCCCGCAAGGGCAAGCCCGGCTGGTTCGTGATCGGCTACCTCGGCGACTCCCCGGTGGGCCTGGTCGCCCCCGACGACTACTCCATCGCCTACATCGGCGTCGTCCCCGAGCACCGGGGCCGCCGCTACGTGGACGACCTCCTGGCCCGCGGCACCCGCACGCTCGCCGAGGCCGGGCTGCCGCGCGTGGCCGCCGCCACCGACGCCGGCAACGTCCCCTCTGCCAACGCCTTCCTCCGTGCCGGATACTCGGTGGTCGGCCGGGTGTTCCGCTACTACTGGAGGAAGACGTGA
- a CDS encoding MBL fold metallo-hydrolase, whose product MSKVTFLGTGNFCGVERYWNGFVLDDHILVEPSPTVVPHLRRCGIDVAGIDVVAISHFHADHTFGWPFLLLELLHRHRATPVHVVGPPGVARFLERMMDVAGVLGIHEEAHEKLDLRYVEVDCGRQEAGPLRFRAVEVDHVAHLDCYGYVFEREGGLTVGYSGDTRPGAGLDALAAASDTLILECNGPHHPAAGHMDVEHVEALRRRFPDVPFVLTHLGPEVEAGHIERCVVPEDFQTVEI is encoded by the coding sequence TTGAGCAAGGTCACCTTTCTGGGGACGGGGAATTTCTGCGGCGTCGAGCGCTACTGGAACGGTTTCGTCCTCGACGATCACATTCTGGTCGAGCCGTCGCCCACCGTGGTGCCGCACCTGCGGCGCTGCGGCATCGACGTGGCCGGCATCGACGTCGTGGCCATCTCGCACTTCCACGCCGACCACACCTTCGGCTGGCCGTTCCTGCTGCTGGAGCTGCTGCACCGGCACCGCGCGACGCCGGTCCACGTGGTCGGCCCGCCGGGGGTGGCGCGGTTCCTCGAAAGGATGATGGACGTGGCCGGCGTGCTCGGCATCCACGAGGAGGCGCACGAGAAGCTGGACCTCCGCTACGTCGAGGTCGACTGCGGGCGGCAGGAGGCCGGCCCGCTGCGGTTCCGGGCCGTGGAGGTCGACCATGTGGCCCATCTCGACTGCTACGGGTACGTCTTCGAGCGCGAGGGCGGCCTGACCGTCGGGTACTCGGGCGACACCCGGCCGGGGGCCGGGCTGGACGCGCTCGCCGCCGCCAGCGACACGCTGATCCTGGAGTGCAACGGCCCGCACCACCCGGCCGCCGGGCACATGGACGTCGAGCACGTCGAGGCGTTGCGGAGGCGGTTCCCTGACGTGCCGTTCGTCCTGACGCACCTGGGGCCCGAGGTCGAGGCGGGGCACATCGAGCGCTGCGTGGTGCCGGAGGACTTCCAGACCGTGGAGATCTAG
- a CDS encoding VOC family protein, with amino-acid sequence MDGGEIAPGGAGVLHHVEIWVPDLGRAVRSWGWLLESLGYRTFQEWPDGRSWRLGETYLVLERSPALSADRHDRRRPGLNHLAFHAGGRAEVDALTARAPAHGWTLLFPERHPHAGGERHYAAYLADEDGFEVELVATGKG; translated from the coding sequence GTGGATGGCGGGGAGATCGCGCCCGGCGGCGCCGGGGTGCTGCATCACGTCGAGATCTGGGTGCCCGATCTGGGGCGGGCGGTCCGGAGCTGGGGGTGGCTGCTGGAGTCGCTGGGTTACCGGACGTTCCAGGAGTGGCCGGACGGGCGGAGCTGGCGGCTCGGGGAGACGTACCTGGTGCTGGAGCGGTCGCCGGCGCTGAGCGCCGACCGGCACGACCGGCGCCGTCCCGGGCTGAACCACCTGGCCTTTCACGCGGGCGGCCGGGCCGAGGTGGACGCCCTGACCGCGCGGGCCCCGGCGCACGGCTGGACGCTGTTGTTCCCCGAGCGCCATCCGCACGCCGGCGGCGAGCGCCACTACGCCGCCTATTTGGCGGACGAGGATGGCTTCGAGGTCGAACTCGTCGCAACGGGAAAAGGCTGA
- a CDS encoding LLM class flavin-dependent oxidoreductase — protein MRLGVMFDRDLPPERLVPFAQALDRTSVDDLWVVEDLGWTGGLTSAATALAATSRLRVGVGITPAPLRNPMLLAMELGNLARLHPGRLAAGVGHGVSEWMAQVGAAPASPLALLGETITAVRALLRGERVTLEGREVRLDGVSLVHPPSVVPPVLAGVKGPRSLALSGRVAEGTILPEGIGPDRLAAMRGLIGGGDGHEVVVFTFLGVGDAHTVDRALIEGQAAFLGVAPEDLAMATGTAGQAAARIKALAAAGADTVVVRPLDRVDPLAHVEALLAAL, from the coding sequence GTGAGACTTGGCGTGATGTTCGACCGCGACCTGCCGCCCGAGCGGCTGGTGCCGTTCGCCCAGGCGCTCGACCGGACGTCCGTGGACGACCTGTGGGTGGTCGAGGACCTAGGCTGGACCGGGGGCCTCACCTCGGCCGCCACCGCCCTCGCGGCCACCTCCCGCCTGCGGGTGGGCGTCGGCATCACCCCCGCGCCCCTGCGCAACCCGATGCTGCTGGCCATGGAGCTGGGCAACCTGGCCCGGCTGCACCCCGGGCGGCTCGCCGCCGGCGTCGGGCACGGCGTGAGCGAGTGGATGGCCCAGGTGGGGGCCGCGCCGGCCTCGCCGCTGGCGCTGCTGGGGGAGACGATCACGGCGGTTCGGGCGCTGCTGCGGGGCGAGCGGGTGACCCTGGAGGGCCGGGAGGTCCGGCTGGACGGGGTCTCGCTCGTGCACCCGCCGTCCGTGGTGCCGCCGGTGCTGGCCGGGGTGAAGGGGCCGCGGTCGCTGGCGCTGTCGGGACGGGTGGCGGAGGGCACGATCCTGCCCGAAGGGATCGGCCCGGACCGGCTCGCCGCCATGCGCGGGCTGATCGGCGGCGGCGACGGGCACGAGGTGGTGGTGTTCACCTTCCTCGGCGTCGGCGACGCCCACACCGTCGACCGGGCGCTCATCGAGGGGCAGGCCGCGTTCCTCGGGGTGGCGCCGGAGGACCTGGCGATGGCGACCGGGACGGCCGGGCAGGCCGCGGCCCGGATCAAGGCGCTGGCGGCGGCGGGGGCGGACACCGTGGTGGTGCGCCCCCTGGACCGGGTGGACCCGCTGGCCCACGTCGAGGCGCTGCTCGCGGCCCTCTAG
- a CDS encoding DUF4097 family beta strand repeat-containing protein, producing the protein MTRLAALAASSACAVVTALAAAGCALDLDAEEVRSARAFPVTAGTELRIVSTLGGVRVLPGSAGSVQVERWVRGKAARDGNATWSLRDGVLRLGADCNMVVGDCGARYHVRVPPAVRVSVEAEDGVILQDLPQDVDAVSRERIEVTGASGRLRLRSEGPITGSGLRSAAVRCRTADGAIDVSFVTAPADLDLRSADGRVTATVPKGSYAVTARSTDGTATSSVKNDPKAAAAIDARSGTGDVRVLAR; encoded by the coding sequence ATGACACGACTCGCTGCGCTGGCAGCATCATCGGCCTGCGCCGTCGTCACCGCCCTCGCCGCGGCCGGCTGCGCTCTCGACCTGGACGCCGAGGAGGTCCGCTCGGCCCGCGCGTTCCCTGTGACGGCGGGCACCGAGCTGAGGATCGTCTCCACGCTGGGCGGCGTCCGCGTCCTGCCCGGCTCCGCGGGCTCGGTGCAGGTGGAGCGCTGGGTCCGCGGCAAGGCGGCCCGCGACGGCAACGCCACCTGGTCGCTGCGCGACGGCGTGCTCCGGCTCGGCGCCGACTGCAACATGGTCGTCGGCGACTGCGGGGCCCGCTACCACGTCCGGGTGCCGCCCGCCGTGCGCGTCTCGGTCGAGGCCGAGGACGGCGTGATCCTCCAGGACCTGCCGCAGGACGTGGACGCGGTCTCGCGCGAGCGCATCGAGGTGACCGGCGCGTCAGGCCGGTTACGCCTCCGCAGCGAGGGCCCGATCACCGGCTCCGGCCTGCGCTCGGCGGCCGTCCGCTGCCGCACCGCGGACGGCGCGATCGACGTCTCGTTCGTCACCGCCCCGGCCGACCTGGACCTGCGCTCGGCCGACGGCCGGGTGACGGCGACCGTGCCGAAGGGCTCGTACGCGGTGACCGCCCGCAGCACGGACGGCACCGCCACCTCCTCGGTCAAGAACGACCCGAAGGCCGCCGCCGCCATCGACGCCCGCAGCGGCACGGGGGACGTGCGCGTGCTGGCGCGATGA
- a CDS encoding LCP family protein — MRDPGEEEDAGVLVGGDAYGGVRLAPARARRPPRRSAKARRRNVLVAGFLSTCVLVTTGVVWATPRQIGTVDAGVTEPVASGGAENILLVGVDKRDDLTRQQQNRLKLGREVGQRTDTMMVIHLSEDHRKVTVVSLPRDTWTTIPGKGEHKINSAYQFGGPKLAKQTVEAATGLRINRYIEVNILGFIDVVDSLGGVTVCTPVPINDPKIALNLPAGTHQLDGVQALMYARTRATARSDLDRIDRQQQVISALLNRALSADTLSNPAKLASFVNSTLSTVKVDPDDGLVDLATQMRDVSLQDVSFADVPLADVNFHAPTGESAVLWDKQAAKDLFARIDGDQDLSRPTPSAAATPSARPSALAPGAITVTVKNGTLITGLGARTKTALVDYGFKVPDEPGNTSKKDYKKTLVRYAEGQEAAARVVAAAIPGAELKKADVKGVEVIVGSDQPKILKQKSSTVPTAKPGVTPTTKTAMQNICKK; from the coding sequence ATGCGCGACCCGGGCGAGGAGGAGGACGCCGGAGTGCTCGTGGGCGGGGACGCCTACGGGGGCGTCCGGCTCGCGCCGGCCCGTGCCCGCCGGCCGCCCAGGCGCAGCGCCAAGGCGCGGCGGCGCAACGTGCTGGTCGCCGGGTTCCTGTCCACGTGCGTGCTGGTCACCACGGGCGTGGTGTGGGCGACCCCGCGCCAGATCGGCACGGTCGACGCGGGCGTCACCGAGCCCGTGGCGAGCGGCGGCGCCGAGAACATCCTGCTCGTCGGCGTCGACAAGCGCGACGACCTCACCCGCCAGCAGCAGAACCGGCTCAAGCTGGGCCGCGAGGTCGGCCAGCGCACCGACACGATGATGGTCATCCACCTGTCGGAGGACCACCGCAAGGTCACCGTCGTGAGCCTGCCGCGCGACACCTGGACGACGATCCCGGGCAAGGGCGAGCACAAGATCAACTCGGCGTACCAGTTCGGCGGCCCCAAGCTCGCCAAGCAGACCGTCGAGGCCGCCACCGGGCTGCGGATCAACCGCTACATCGAGGTCAACATCCTCGGCTTCATCGACGTGGTCGACTCCCTGGGCGGCGTCACCGTGTGCACGCCGGTGCCGATCAACGACCCGAAGATCGCGCTCAACCTGCCGGCCGGCACCCACCAGCTCGACGGCGTGCAGGCCCTCATGTACGCCCGCACCCGCGCGACGGCCCGCTCCGACCTCGACCGCATCGACCGCCAGCAGCAGGTCATCTCGGCCCTGCTCAACCGGGCGCTGAGCGCCGACACACTGAGCAACCCGGCCAAGCTGGCCTCCTTCGTCAACTCCACCCTGAGCACGGTCAAGGTCGACCCGGACGACGGCCTGGTCGACCTCGCCACGCAGATGCGCGACGTCTCGCTGCAGGACGTGAGCTTCGCCGACGTGCCGCTGGCCGACGTCAACTTCCACGCGCCCACGGGCGAGTCGGCGGTGTTGTGGGACAAGCAGGCGGCCAAGGACCTGTTCGCCAGGATCGACGGCGACCAGGACCTCTCCAGGCCGACGCCCAGCGCCGCCGCCACGCCGTCGGCCAGGCCGTCCGCGCTCGCGCCCGGCGCGATCACGGTCACGGTCAAGAACGGCACGCTCATCACCGGCCTCGGCGCCCGCACGAAGACGGCGCTGGTCGACTACGGCTTCAAGGTCCCGGACGAGCCGGGCAACACCTCCAAGAAGGACTACAAGAAGACGCTGGTCCGCTACGCCGAGGGCCAGGAGGCCGCCGCCCGCGTGGTGGCCGCCGCCATCCCGGGCGCGGAGCTGAAGAAGGCGGACGTGAAGGGCGTCGAGGTCATCGTGGGCAGCGACCAGCCGAAAATCCTGAAACAGAAGTCGTCAACGGTTCCAACTGCGAAACCCGGCGTTACACCAACCACCAAAACGGCAATGCAGAACATATGTAAGAAATAG